The Sorghum bicolor cultivar BTx623 chromosome 6, Sorghum_bicolor_NCBIv3, whole genome shotgun sequence genome contains the following window.
tTAAATAATTATCCTAATTTTTAAATAGTGATAGtatattatttatttgatgttatggatattattttataaaaatgttTAAGATAGTTTGATGGAAGGTTAACAACTTGTTAATGAGCCAAAAGTCAAGGTGACTcatcaataaataaataaataaataaatttacaCCTTACATTaaagattttaaaataaatattaattttGTCTATGTTTTTATAATTATCATAACAGTGGGGAGTTTTTTTGTCTTATTTTTTACTTCTCAAACTGCATTTGTGCCCTTCATGTCTTATACAGATTTGGTTATGTTCATTCAAGTTACAACAGCTCACACTTAGTGGCCTAGACTCATACGAGTTAGAATAATTCATGTCTAACTGTGATCGGTATGGAGTTCCAAAACATATCTCATACACGATCTAAACTCATAACTTGTGCTTTAGAACACCTCGCGTGTAGTAATAATAAATAGTCTGATACATATATATTGAGTTCTATTGTAATgtacatatatattatttgctagcaaacaaacaaacaaataaataaataatatggCCGCATTTGTTTGGCGGTCCGTATGAGATCATTATCACGCCACCTCTTTTGCCAACACAGTGCCCATCCAGTCATGACGTGTGTACAAGACTACGAGTACAAACAGAGTACGTACTACTGTATTATCCTCTCTCCCCTTGGAGTATTTTTATATTTGCGATGCGGGGTCTGGTCTTACCAATTTTCCTTGAGGAGACCAGGAGAAGAAGGTTGGAAGGATGGTGGGAAGACCGTGAAAGCTACTGTAGATGCATTTTTTGTGGCTGGAATTTGATTTTGGGGCTCTGGAGAAAGGTGGGCAGCTAGCTGGTGACTGTGACCAGGGTTGTTGATGGCGCATTTGTTTATATACGGATAAATACGTCTGATCGAGACATCCGCTGGAATCATGGGATGTGAAAATCACACGGATAACTTAGGATTTGTTTAAATCTAGCGCCTAAAGTTTTAGAGTGTCATATAAAATACCGAATGTCACATCCTCGGTACTCCAAGAAACAgattaattaagcttaaaagaaTCATCTTGCAAAaattataatatatataattagttattttttaatctatatttaatactctaaatatatatatatttcaaacATCCGAGATAGGAAGTAAACTGTAGGGCCTTAAATTCTAAGAACCAGTCTCGCCGTATATTGCCAATAGATTGCATTTCTGCTACTATAGATGTCCAGGTGATATAGTATCTCATTGGCCGTccactttggccttgtttagttcgcaaaaattttcaaaatttctcatcacatcgaatttttgatcgcatgcatggagcattaaataaagacaaaaataaaaactaattacacagtttagctgaaatttatgagatgaatcttttgagtctagttactccgtgattggacaatgtttgtcaaataaaaacgaaagtgctacagtagccaaaaaagccaaaattttgcgaactaaacaaggcctttgtttaAATGTCCATTTAGATCACCTTTAGATTATACTCTCTTCCTCATTCTTTTTTACATTTTATATTAGATTTATTCTAAATCAAATATTCCTAATTTTGATTGTTGATTTAAAAAATATGTAGTAATTTCACAGCGTGTGAGTTTTATATAATGAAAATATTTCATGTAGTAAATCTGCAATATAaatcttttttttaaataatagAACAAAGTTCTAGCCTTTACCATCCGTAGATGATACACAATTGTACAATATAAATATCTTATGTGTTAAGTTATACATTTTGTTAAAAAAGATTGGTGGTAACGATATAAatatttgacttaggacaaacttAAATTAAAGCTTAGAGGGTAGTACTCAGATAAAATAATCTCTAGGTGATCCAAACACTCTAGAACAACAAATCTATAGTTCTCTTAGAAAACAAAATCCCGCTACAAGTTCCAtcttaggccgtgtttagttcgtgaaggaaaaaattttgcgacactgtagtactttcgtttgtttgtggtaattgtccaatcatggcctaactaggctcaaaagattcgtctcgtaaaatttcgaccaaactatgtaattaatttttattttcgtctatatttaatactccatgcatgcgcctaaaaattcgatgtgacggaaaatcttgaaaatttttgggatttagggtggaagtaaacaaggccttataccaTAGTGATCCATGTCATCAAGTAGCTAAACAATCCCATGCTGAAATACCTCCTCAACAAGCAATATAAACACAGTTAAGTCCACCCACTATTAAGGAAACGGAGAAGTTTGGGCATTCTCTATTTTTGTGGAAGGATAATGATTAGCTTCAACAATTTAATGCCTACTAATTTAATACCATGAGATGAGGATTAGCTCGTTTGGTTTCGCCACTAAGTTAAAAGAGTCATTTTAGAGTTGCACATGCTGGCCAAGGAGAAGGGGAAATTTGTTATACCCCTATATTGTCTCTTCTCTCATCTTTCGTTCCATGTCTATTCCCTGTATTCTCTCTTCTCCCATCCAAATCCACCGTGAAGGCTTCACTTGCTAGCACGAAGGTCGTGCCTGCTCTCGTCGATTGACTCGTTTGGCGCGGGGACCTCTCCTAGCACCGGCTACCTCGACTTCATTGGAGGCCTCTCCCAACATCACTGCCACAGCTACCGCCTACCGATGGACTCTTGTAGATCTAGTATGGTGTCCACGCCCACCATGTAGAGCCCCACGCTCGCCGCACTGGCGCAGAAGAAGAGGAAGGAGGGCGTCAACGAAGGAGAAGAGGAGGAAAGGCATCATTGGAGAAGAAGAGCTCGGACACTGCACCTTGGTGGCATAGTAGGAGAGCACTTGATGTCGTCGAGGTCAATCTCTCCTTTGATGTCGAGCAAGGATGCATCTGCAAGGTGAATAGAGAGAACAAAGTGGGTGCAAGGGAGCGGTGGATGGCACTATGGTTTAGGGAGTAGAATCTAGTGGATGGTACAAGATGGACATATAGTCTAAAACGACATTTTTATGGGACACAGTTCGATTCCTAGAACGACACTTTTATTGGGAAAGAGGAAGTATGTATAGTGGTATCACATTTCTCAAATCTAAACAAGAGATTTTGAATGCGTTAGATATTTGAAACCACATATATAGATGTATTCACAAGAACATCGTATAGATGTACTTAACCATAATATGGGCCTACACCTTCTCAAGCTTGTTCCATCATGCGTGCGCAACACTCGACACAAAGTtgatttgagaaaaaaaaaaggaaaaacgcAAAGATGTCCATGCATGACCACTGTCTAAAGGGCTGTTTGGCACTGCTCTAtgaactctgctccacaaactccaatatggagcagctccacaaaaaactacAGTTCGtagagtacctctttaggtgctctcacaactccaccctttttcctcgagctgagtgcgtggagctgaaactgttttgctaaaaagcgtAGAACAGAGCTgcaaaacgtggagcagagcagttCCAAACATCCCCTAACTTCGAAATCGAACCCCTGTGGCGGCCGCGACCGGCACTATCGTTGACCCAAAGATTTTTTTTACGAGGCagttagtggagcactagtgtACTAGTTTTAGAGTGCCCTTTccaataggccttgtttagttggccaaAAATTTTATGTTTAGTAATTACTATAACACTTTCACTTATATTTAGTAATTACTtatctaactatagactaattaggcttaaaacattcgtctcgtaaattacaaataaactatacaattatttatttattttaccttaaaaaattttaaaaactaaaTTAGGGCTAAAGAAGATGATTATCTCGCAAGGCAAGAAGACAGCAAgaccatggccttgtttagttcctaagaaattttgtaaaaaaatttagattcttcgtcaaatcgaattttgtgacacatacatggagcattaaatatatattaaaaaataactaattgtacagtttgactgtaatttacgagatacaattttgagcctaattagtttatgattagacaatttttttaaaatacaaacgaaaatgatagGATgtatattttgaaaaaaaatacgcctaaggtcttgtttagttccaaaaaattggtAAAATAGACaccgtagtactttcgtttgtatttgacaaatattgcccaattatggactaactaggctcaaaagattgacactgtagtactttcgtttgtattggacaaatattatccaattatggactaactaggctcaaaagatttgtctcgtaaattaccgttaaattgtgtaattagttatttttttatctatatttaatactccatacatatacagtaaaaatttgatgtgacgaaaatttaaaaaaatttgcaaattttttaaaactaaaccccTGTCCCCTGCCACCCGCAAAAAGTCGTCGGGGTCTGTGCGGCGGCCGCGGCAGCCCGCAGGAGATCCCAGCAGCAACACGGCGGCGTGATCCAGGAAGATTCCTGCAGGCCACCCCACCAGAAGGAAGGAGAGGTGCGCGTCGCGTGAGCGTGCGTGCATCTCCGCGGACCCACCACCCAAAAAGGCCAAAGCGAAGCCGCCTCCACCACCAAGTCACCAACCGCACGCCACCTGGCATCTCGCTTCCGCGGACTCGTGTCTTGGGCCCAAACAACCGTCTCTGACGGTGGGACCGACGCGCTTGGGGACCCAAACATCGTGTGCACGGGTAAGCTAGTGTTTGTATATCAGCAGTTCAGCACAGGGGAAAGAGCGAAAAAAGTGATCATGGCTATGTTAGTCCAAAAAGGCCAGCACGGAAATGGAAATCAGCAGAGGGGATGAGGATTCCTGAATTTCTGATTCGGACCTCGGCGTTTCCGAAAAATCCATTTTGAGATAGAGTTTTTTTTGCTTGGTTCATATTTCTCATCATATTATCAACGAGTTTATTATTATGATCCTAAATGCAGGGCTGATGGACCAGGGTTTTTCATCCGTGGAACTCTAGAACACGAGATGTTTGATAAATTGGAATGGCGATGAGAAATTGTTGAAGCTATTAGGCTCACTAAAACAGCGACGtattggagcataccacatGTGTACCTTTTTTTTACAGAGTTCTTAGTGAGGAAAACTAATAGCGTCGTTATGTCCATAATTAATGACGTTATCCGAGCAAATAAAGTTACGTGTGTATTTTGTCGTCATATAGTTTCTGTCTAGCTGCTAATTGGCCAATATGCATGCATTGTGGCACGTGAAAAAAAAATGCTCTCAACTACGTCGAGATATATATCGCGTGTTTTCTTCGTTTTGCTATAGCAAAATGAAGGAAACACGTGATATACATGTCGACGTAGAGAGAACAGGCGCATCAAATAAGAACCAATTTGGCAATGACTCATAGAATGCAAGCATGAATGCCAAATGAACGGATGTCAAGATCAAACATCAATTCATGACTGTACCTTTTTTAACATTCAAACACCTACCCTGTGGTGACGAGTTGACGACCAACAACCTACAGGGGTATCGGTGTAATTTGCATGTTTCCCCCTGGTGCACGCCTACAAGTCTGCAAACTAATATTCCAACATATAAATACCGCCGGGCTCCCGGCCGAGCTCCCAAATTCCATTCCGCTCCCTGCCTTCtccgcctcctccgcctccgcctccttccggtcTCCAGTTGTCTTCCTCCCGCCTCCTCCCGCCCCCCTCCCGCAGCAGCCTCTCCCGCCCCCTCCAGCCAGCAAGCGAACCCTAGGCGGAGGGCCACCTTCCACTCTTCCAGAAGCTTTCCCAGGAGGGGAAGCCAGGATGGCGGCGACATCGGCGCCGCCCGCGAGCGCCCACGCCAACGGCAACGGTAACGGCTCCCTCGCGGGGGTGGCGGCGCCCGTGGGCGCGCCCACCAACCCCATGGCGACGGCGCTGCTCACCGATCAGTACCAGTTCTCCATGGCCTACGCGTACTGGAAGGCCGGGAAGCACGCCGACCGAGCCGTGTGAGCGCCCTCTCACCCCTGTCCCGTCCCGCTTCGTTGGTGTGACTTGTTCGGCGGTGCCGGTTGGATTGGGTTGGATCGGGAGCTCGTGATCTGGCGCGAGCGTGGTGGGCGGGACGGCTTATCCGTGCCGGGTTAGGTTTTGAGGGATGGGGCTTTCAGGGCCATGTATGTATTGGAGTTCGGCCCCTCACTGCTGCAATTCCCTTGTTGCTTTTCTGTTGCTAATGTGGTGCTATCGTTTTTGCGGTTCTGATTAATGTGCTGGTAGCGTTTGTTCTCATACGATCGGTTGTTTGATATTGCTGAATTTTTCCCTCTTATTACTTCCTCACCGTTGTTTGTTACGGCAGTGTTCTCTACCTCGTGGATCATTGATTGTTCAGAGCACTTTATCTATTTTCGACTCGGTGCTCTGGTTTTGCTCTGCCTTTGGGAACCATTTTCGTGTGTAGTTATCTCTTGTTGCAGCAGTGATATTTCAAGCGTCTCTTCGTCTCGATATCTACTGTTCATCTTTTATGTTTCTGTGTTAGTACATTTGCTGTATGTCAATATGGATTACTTTTTGCTAATACAATGTTGCCTATGTAAAATATGAACAAGTGGGATGTCACCTTTAGTATTTTGATCTGTGCTGTTCTGTGTTCAAACCGGACTTTCATTTTCATCACTCAACTTTGTATTTCTCCACTAAGCCCTTTACATTGTGCAATTTTAATTGCTCCTTGTCGATGTTGGTATTTATCTGTGTTTTATTTGTTTGGACTTTGGAGTGGACGATGCATTCATTTGGGATTATCGTGCTCTTGTTAGAGGTATATTCTCCTAAGTTGGATTTAGGAGCCAAAACTTTTTTCCCTACTTTTCTAATTGTATGCCTTGGATAGTTTTCACAATTTGCACATGACATTGACACATgagtagtttttttttcttgatcgTGATGTAATTCAGAGGGTACGTGGACATTTGAATGAAGACAACAGATGAATGACATTTACTGCTTGAGTAAACAAATAAGTCAATCAATTATCTTTGGattttatatttaaaaattgCTTTGGTCATCAAGGTTTGAAATGTGTACAATCACAAGCAAATGCAAGAAAGTGACTTTGACTTAAAACAGTTGCATATTTTAGTAGCGGAAAACTCTTTTTCTTTAGAGAAGAAACAAAGTGATATCATCATATGTGTGTTGCTGCTAGTTCAGGAACAGGGGAGTGTtgtacagaaaaaaaaaagctataACTGTGTCATTCAAGGAATATTCTGGGAAGGTACCTTGAAACTACTACATAGGCTGTTTTATATATTGCTAGTACAGCAAGACAGTGCATAACCTATTGATGGATGTTGAGCTAAACAAGGAACTATGTTTGATCTTCTCTATGTCTTGGAAGGTAGTCATAGTTCTTAACTAGGGGATTTCGAACCAATTGCTTTGCCTTTATCAATCGTCATATGTGGCTCCATACCCTTAAGTTTCATATGGATAGAACCTGCTTGTATGCATTATACCCTTAAGTTTTCATATGGATATTTGTCGGCTTCTGAAAAAGCAATGTTTTATTATCTCAGCAGCTCCCTAGATTGCACCAGAGAATGCCTCCACTTGTCTCCAAATAAAGTGCGGCCAATCTTAAAATAATTTTTATTACAATTTTAGGGAAAATTTAATGCAAGTGGCATTGTGGCAAGTTAATGGTAGGCCATGGTATAATTCAATTAAGCCAAGTTGGGAAATGATGTATTACAGCTAACAGCTTTGTCAACTTAATTCTGATTTGAATCATTTTCCTTTGACAGGTTTGACCTATACTTTAGGAAAAATCCATTTGGTGGGGAGTTCACTGTTTTTGCTGGCCTTGAGGAGTGCATCAAATTTATTGCGAATTTTAAGTTCACAGAAGATGACATTTCTTTCCTGCAATCAGTCATGCCAATCTGTGAGGTATCATCTCATCCATACATGAGTAGTCTCTTTCTTCCCATGATTCTGAGATAGGTTGCTGGGTTTGCTGAAAATCATGCCTTTTAGTCACCAAGACCAATTAGCATGAACTAGAAAGTATTGGCTACTTCAAACGGAGGAATTAAGCGGGAGTAATTTTAAATGCACGTGCTGTGCCTTGGATCTTTCGTTTTTCACCTAACTTTTATAAACACTCCTTGTTTGGTTGTTTCCTGCTAAATGTTCATTTTCTGATgtcaagttgtcaactacaattcCTAGGGTGCGTTCTTCGATTATCTCAGGGAAGTTGACTGCTCGGATGTAGAGGTGTACTCCATTCCTGAGGGATCAGTAGTttttccaaaagttcccttAATGAGAGTTGAAGGTCCAGTTGCTGTAAGTACAAAGACATCACCAATTGTTGTGCTAATACATGTTTGCCATATGAGCATTGACCAGATTTTGAAATGCATCTTATAACTTACCATTTGTTATTACACCATCAGGTGGTTCAACTTCTTGAGACTCCATTTGTAAATCTTATCAATTATGCCTCTTTGGTAACTACTAATGCTGCACGTCATCGTCATGTTGCTGGAAAGTCAAAGGTTCTGTTAGAATTTGGTTTAAGACGAGCACAGGTGTGATATTGAATTATCCATCCCTTTTCAACTGTCAATTGTAAAACATTAGTATTTCTATGTTAAATATTGCTGTGGATTTATTACTGCAGGGACCAGATGGAGCAATAAGTGCCTCAAAATATTGTTTTATGGGAGGTTTTGACGCAACCAGGTGGATTATTTTGCATTTACAGTTTATAACTAAAATCCAGCATATTTATGATCCTTTCTCTTTATAATAATGCTTGAAGAAGTATATTTTCAGTTATGCTTGCATAGTTGCCTTTTTATCCCTTACGATAAAAAATATTTGCCCCCAAAAATGTTAAATGTGTTTACCTTTTGTTCAATCTTTTTTTTTGCAGTAATGTTTTGGCTGGACATCTGTTTGGCATACCACTTCGTGGAACACATTCTCATGCTTTTGTTAGCTCATATATGGTCAGTAAAGTATCCTTCCTGCTATGAATGAATGAAAGTTTACACAGATGCAGTTACTTTCGTCGTTGGAGAGCATTATGTCTGCATACTGTAGTTTCATTGGTCAAACAAAACCTTTGTTCTTCACTGCATTGGTTGCTAGCCCCACTGTTGCTACAGTGTTACAGGATTCTGGGTAATGTGTTTCATTTCTTCTCTTTTCAACCATGCTAGTTTTTTCTTGTTATGTTCTTTTAGTCTGATGTGTGGAATATATGGATTATCAATTTATCGTTCCTCCTTTTCATATCATTTCTGTGCAGTGTGCACAACAGTTGGTACTGTTCCTTTCAAAATTTTCCCTCGAACgcgcaggagagctgcatatCATTGCATTAATAGGCTGTCCCTTGAATGTTCATGCTTAGATGTCTATTTTGAGAGTATTTTTCTTTGTGCCAGTTATCACATTTTGCTTGTTTCATGATTTAGTAATATACTTTCCACCCTTTCAGAGCCTTGATGAGATACCAGACAAGGCCCTCAGGAGCAAAGATGGCTCAAGAGTTTGCCAGGATTTTGTTAGTTTAGTGCAAGAGTGGCTTCAAAAGATTCAGGTATGATTCCAGAAACTTGTTATGTTGGTTTTAATTATCATGGTATTCTTATGTTACTTTTTTGGTTGATTTCAGACAGCCGATTCATTAGGTGGTGTATTTGgtgatacaaataaaagtgagcTGGCTGCATTTGCATCCTATGCATTGGCTTTTCCAAGCAACTTCCTTGCTCTTGTGGACACATATGACGTGAGTTGTTAGTTTGTTCGAGCTTCAAGCTTTTCTCTTGTTGTTTGTACTTCAATTCATGTCTGAATGTGTAGGGTCAACTCTCTTTTCTTGAGGTTGTGAGTAGGTCTGAAAACCTCCCTTTGTCATTGCTGACTTCTAtaattttctgttttctttctgAATGCTCCTTCTTTCTGTTCGGATATTAAGAAATCATGATTTTTGTTTTACTGCCAAAACAACTTTATGCATAGACATGTATGGACTTTTTTGGACTGAGGGTAGACTGATTGGTGATTGCACAATTCCAGAACAGAATGTGTTTTCACTATTATCATTACCTGGCATTTATTCAGAAGGCATAGTCAATTCCTACTCATTCATGTATATATGTTGTGTAACAATTACCGTCCATAAGCCATACTCACCCTCTTCTCTACCTTTCAGGTTATGCGAAGTGGTATTCCGAATTTCTGTGCAGTGGCTCTAGCACTTCATGACTTAGGGTATGCCAAATGTCCTTTGGCACTCAATACCTGTGTGTTTGACCACCCCTATTAGATACGATACGAGCTTATCTTCACATGGAAATTCATTGTGTACTCAAAGAAACAAATTCATGAGAACACAAATGAAGCTAAAGTTATTAAAAAAAGGTCACACCAATAGCATATACTTTAGGATGGTTTAAATTTATAACTACCATGCTTACAATTTACAACTGAGATAGGAAATTCCCCAATCTTGTGCTCAATCTTTAAACATAAGCATTTTGCGTAATCATATATTCTTTTGTAGGTACAAGGCATCTGGTATTAGATTAGATTCTGGTGATCTGGCCTATTTGTCCATTGAAGCACGAAAAGTGTTTCATGCAGTAGAGAAGGAATTTAATGTAcctggttttgcaaagatggtcATTACTGCTAGCAACGACCTGAATGAGGAAACAATTGATGCCCTCAACAAACAGGTAATAAAGTGTTTGGTTGGggctgttaaagtttaacaggtactatagcattttcgttttatttgacaattaggcCATGTTTgattccccttgctaaattttagctacctaaactttagtca
Protein-coding sequences here:
- the LOC8077610 gene encoding nicotinate phosphoribosyltransferase 2, which encodes MAATSAPPASAHANGNGNGSLAGVAAPVGAPTNPMATALLTDQYQFSMAYAYWKAGKHADRAVFDLYFRKNPFGGEFTVFAGLEECIKFIANFKFTEDDISFLQSVMPICEGAFFDYLREVDCSDVEVYSIPEGSVVFPKVPLMRVEGPVAVVQLLETPFVNLINYASLVTTNAARHRHVAGKSKVLLEFGLRRAQGPDGAISASKYCFMGGFDATSNVLAGHLFGIPLRGTHSHAFVSSYMSLDEIPDKALRSKDGSRVCQDFVSLVQEWLQKIQTADSLGGVFGDTNKSELAAFASYALAFPSNFLALVDTYDVMRSGIPNFCAVALALHDLGYKASGIRLDSGDLAYLSIEARKVFHAVEKEFNVPGFAKMVITASNDLNEETIDALNKQGHEVDAFGIGTYLVTCYSQAALGCVFKLVEINNRPRIKLSEDVAKVSIPCKKRCFRLYGKEGYPLVDIMIRESEPSPKAGERILCRHPFIESKRAYVVPQHVEELLQCYWPGTSDKPRAELPSLEKIRSRCMQQLEKLRPDHIRRLNPTPYKVSVSAKLYDFIHCLWLNEAPVGELQ